One Streptomyces lincolnensis genomic region harbors:
- a CDS encoding diacylglycerol kinase family protein — protein sequence MATYPTADQLLVVIDPVARRTDGESVRIAKDVLSAGAASTKVCLPEGPEEFARVLARRGSRRPVVIGDDLTLLRAVSLLHRRRELAGCALSMVPVGVTLSLARSLGVPIGAVAAARAVLEGAERRLDLLVDDSDGVVLGALRIPPLTPPEDPTEAEAGAEGARPWLRTCQSLVRTLVPPRPSRITSAPPSPGPARLRVEVDGDTLVDLDQPVETVSVVPGGSGSAAVEVRPLSVGAEAAPLLARGRRVTVSGADFRYRADSAVSGPVRRRTWTVWEGALGLTLPVG from the coding sequence GTGGCGACTTATCCGACGGCCGACCAGTTGCTCGTGGTGATCGATCCGGTCGCCCGCAGGACGGACGGGGAGTCCGTACGCATCGCGAAAGACGTGCTCAGCGCGGGTGCGGCGAGTACGAAGGTGTGTCTGCCGGAGGGCCCGGAGGAGTTCGCCCGGGTCCTGGCCCGGCGTGGTTCGCGACGGCCGGTCGTCATCGGTGACGACCTCACGCTGCTCCGCGCGGTGTCGCTGCTGCACCGCCGACGGGAACTGGCCGGATGTGCGCTGTCGATGGTCCCGGTGGGCGTCACGCTGTCGCTGGCCCGGTCGCTCGGGGTGCCCATAGGGGCCGTGGCGGCCGCGCGGGCCGTCCTGGAAGGTGCCGAGCGGCGCCTCGACCTGCTCGTCGACGACAGCGACGGGGTGGTGCTGGGCGCGCTGCGGATCCCGCCCCTCACGCCCCCGGAGGACCCCACGGAGGCGGAGGCCGGGGCGGAGGGCGCGCGGCCCTGGCTGCGGACGTGCCAGTCCCTCGTACGGACCCTCGTGCCCCCGCGCCCCTCCCGCATCACCTCCGCCCCGCCCTCGCCCGGACCCGCCCGGCTGCGCGTCGAGGTGGACGGCGACACCCTCGTCGACCTGGACCAGCCGGTCGAGACCGTCTCCGTGGTCCCGGGCGGCTCCGGCTCGGCCGCGGTGGAGGTCCGCCCCCTGTCGGTGGGCGCCGAGGCCGCCCCCCTCCTGGCCCGGGGCCGCCGCGTGACCGTCTCCGGCGCGGACTTCCGCTACCGGGCGGACTCGGCGGTCTCCGGCCCGGTACGGCGACGGACGTGGACGGTGTGGGAGGGGGCGCTGGGGTTGACGTTGCCGGTGGGGTGA
- a CDS encoding adenylosuccinate synthase, giving the protein MPALVLLGAQWGDEGKGKATDLLGGSVDYVVRYQGGNNAGHTVVVGDQKYALHLLPSGILSPGCTPVIGNGVVVDPSVLFSELNGLNERGVDTSKLLISGNAHIITPYNVTVDKVTERFLGKRKIGTTGRGIGPTYADKINRVGIRVQDLYDESILTQKVEAALDVKNQILTKLYNRRAIAVDQVVEELLAYADKLAPYVADTVLVLNQALENDKVVLFEGGQGTLLDIDHGTYPFVTSSNPTAGGACTGAGVGPTKISRVIGILKAYTTRVGSGPFPTELFDEDGEALRRIGGERGVTTGRDRRCGWFDAVIARYATRVNGLTDFFLTKLDVLTGWEQIPVCVAYEIDGKRVEELPYSQSDFHHAKPVYEMLPGWSEDISKAKSFSDLPKNAQDYVKALEEMSGAPISAIGVGPGRDETIEINSFL; this is encoded by the coding sequence GTGCCCGCACTTGTGCTGCTCGGTGCTCAGTGGGGTGACGAAGGCAAGGGAAAGGCGACCGACCTGCTCGGTGGCTCGGTTGACTATGTGGTGCGCTACCAGGGCGGCAACAACGCCGGCCACACGGTGGTCGTGGGCGATCAGAAGTACGCCCTGCACCTTCTCCCTTCCGGAATCCTCTCGCCGGGGTGCACCCCGGTCATCGGTAACGGAGTCGTCGTCGACCCGTCGGTCCTGTTCTCCGAGCTGAACGGACTGAACGAACGCGGCGTCGACACGTCCAAGCTCCTCATCAGCGGAAACGCCCACATCATCACGCCGTACAACGTGACCGTGGACAAGGTGACGGAACGCTTCCTCGGAAAGCGGAAGATCGGCACGACCGGGCGCGGTATCGGCCCGACGTACGCCGACAAGATCAACCGCGTCGGTATCCGCGTCCAGGACCTCTACGACGAGTCGATCCTCACCCAGAAGGTGGAGGCGGCCCTCGACGTCAAGAACCAGATCCTCACCAAGCTCTACAACCGGCGCGCGATCGCCGTGGACCAGGTGGTCGAGGAGCTGCTGGCCTACGCCGACAAGCTCGCCCCGTACGTCGCCGACACGGTCCTGGTCCTCAACCAGGCCCTGGAGAACGACAAGGTCGTCCTGTTCGAGGGCGGCCAGGGCACGCTCCTGGACATCGACCACGGCACGTACCCCTTCGTCACCTCCTCCAACCCGACGGCGGGCGGTGCCTGCACCGGCGCCGGTGTCGGTCCGACGAAGATCAGCCGGGTCATCGGCATCCTGAAGGCGTACACCACCCGCGTCGGCTCGGGTCCCTTCCCGACCGAGCTCTTCGACGAGGACGGCGAGGCGCTGCGCCGCATCGGCGGCGAGCGGGGTGTCACCACCGGCCGTGACCGCCGCTGCGGCTGGTTCGACGCGGTCATCGCCCGCTACGCGACCCGCGTGAACGGCCTGACCGACTTCTTCCTCACCAAGCTCGACGTCCTCACCGGCTGGGAGCAGATCCCGGTCTGTGTGGCCTACGAGATCGACGGCAAGCGCGTCGAGGAACTCCCGTACTCCCAGTCGGACTTCCACCACGCCAAGCCGGTCTACGAGATGCTGCCCGGCTGGAGCGAGGACATCAGCAAGGCCAAGTCCTTCTCCGACCTCCCGAAGAACGCCCAGGACTACGTCAAGGCGCTGGAGGAGATGTCCGGCGCCCCGATCTCCGCGATCGGCGTCGGCCCGGGCCGCGACGAGACGATCGAGATCAACTCGTTCCTGTAG
- a CDS encoding bifunctional metallophosphatase/5'-nucleotidase: MPVPPLNRRQFVKKSAVTGAAVAAAGAMATTPARAAARKPAKAPKTWSFSILGTTDLHSHVFDWDYYTDAAYSDTKGNSVGVARVATLVKQQREAKGEGRVLLVDAGDIIQGTSLAYYFARVDPIGDKVQHPMAVAMNHMRYDAAALGNHEFNYGIDTLRKFESQCRFPLLGANALDAKTLKPAFRPYTVKRIFVPGAPDIKVGILGLTNPGIALWDKDNVSGRMVFPGLVEQAKKYVPRLRALGCDVVFLTDHSGLDGSSSYGDELPYVENASNLVAEQVPGIDAILVGHTHVEVPSYTVTNKETGEDVLLSEPYCWGYRLTVFDFELELHHGRWQVTGKKAQTLNPSTVEEDPEITGLLRADHELVVKYVNTPVGTCTEDLSGAEACWKDVPIMDFIHQVQMDSVKAGLSTSDAALPMVSVAAPFSRTADIPAGSVTIRDIAGLYIYDNTLYGKKLTGAQLRDYLEYAAKYYHQVPGGTKVDTATLTNANSFWDYMYDTAAGVSYDIDIARPEGSRIQNLTHDGKPVADDQVFVVAVNNYRANGGSGYPHIAAADIAYSSTNEIRQLMIDYVTAKGSLNPADFATTNWKLTQDGTPVF, encoded by the coding sequence ATGCCCGTCCCTCCCCTGAACCGTCGGCAGTTCGTGAAGAAGTCGGCCGTCACCGGGGCGGCCGTCGCCGCTGCGGGCGCCATGGCCACGACCCCCGCGCGGGCCGCCGCACGCAAGCCCGCGAAGGCCCCGAAGACCTGGTCGTTCTCCATCCTCGGCACCACCGACCTGCACAGCCACGTCTTCGACTGGGACTACTACACGGACGCGGCCTACAGCGACACCAAGGGCAACTCCGTCGGTGTCGCCCGGGTCGCCACCCTCGTGAAGCAACAGCGGGAGGCGAAGGGGGAGGGACGGGTCCTGCTCGTGGACGCGGGCGACATCATCCAGGGCACCTCCCTGGCGTACTACTTCGCCCGTGTCGACCCGATCGGCGACAAGGTGCAGCACCCCATGGCCGTCGCCATGAACCACATGCGCTACGACGCCGCCGCCCTCGGCAACCACGAGTTCAACTACGGCATCGACACCCTGCGCAAGTTCGAGAGCCAGTGCCGCTTCCCGCTGCTCGGCGCGAACGCGCTGGACGCGAAGACGCTCAAGCCGGCCTTCCGGCCGTACACGGTGAAGCGGATCTTCGTGCCGGGGGCGCCCGACATCAAGGTCGGCATCCTGGGCCTCACCAACCCCGGCATCGCCCTGTGGGACAAGGACAACGTCAGCGGGAGGATGGTCTTCCCGGGGCTGGTCGAGCAGGCGAAGAAGTACGTGCCGCGGCTGCGGGCGCTGGGCTGTGACGTGGTGTTCCTGACCGACCACTCCGGCCTCGACGGCTCCTCGTCCTACGGCGACGAACTGCCGTACGTCGAGAACGCCTCGAACCTCGTCGCCGAGCAGGTCCCCGGCATCGACGCGATCCTGGTCGGCCACACCCACGTCGAGGTGCCGTCGTACACCGTCACCAACAAGGAGACCGGCGAGGACGTCCTGCTCTCCGAGCCGTACTGCTGGGGCTACCGGCTGACCGTCTTCGACTTCGAGCTCGAACTGCACCACGGCCGGTGGCAGGTGACGGGCAAGAAGGCGCAGACCCTCAACCCCAGCACCGTCGAGGAGGACCCGGAGATCACCGGGCTCCTGCGGGCCGACCACGAGCTGGTGGTGAAGTACGTCAACACGCCCGTGGGCACCTGCACCGAGGACCTCTCGGGCGCCGAGGCGTGCTGGAAGGACGTCCCGATCATGGACTTCATCCACCAGGTCCAGATGGACTCGGTCAAGGCCGGACTGTCCACCTCCGACGCCGCCCTGCCGATGGTCTCCGTCGCCGCGCCCTTCTCCCGCACCGCCGACATCCCCGCGGGCTCCGTCACCATCCGGGACATCGCCGGGCTCTACATCTACGACAACACCCTCTACGGCAAGAAGCTCACGGGCGCCCAGCTCAGGGACTACCTGGAGTACGCGGCGAAGTACTACCACCAGGTGCCGGGCGGCACGAAGGTCGACACCGCCACCCTCACCAACGCCAACAGCTTCTGGGACTACATGTACGACACCGCCGCGGGCGTCTCGTACGACATCGACATCGCCCGGCCGGAGGGCTCGCGCATCCAGAACCTCACCCACGACGGCAAGCCAGTCGCCGACGACCAGGTCTTCGTCGTCGCCGTCAACAACTACCGCGCCAACGGCGGCTCCGGCTACCCGCACATCGCGGCCGCCGACATCGCGTACAGCTCCACCAACGAGATCCGCCAGCTGATGATCGACTACGTCACGGCCAAGGGTTCCCTGAACCCGGCCGACTTCGCGACCACGAACTGGAAACTGACTCAAGACGGCACGCCGGTGTTCTGA
- a CDS encoding GntR family transcriptional regulator: protein MPASSGNGAVTRSTLRQQIADALRDEVLAGRLQAGQEFTVKEIAEQYGVSATPVREALVDLSAQGLLDADQHRGFSVHRYSVEDFRGMIEARSLVTEGMFQALDDGHQRYRDLDDPRTAAAVAGVRRRGEEARRAAAAGDLTVLIGYDLRFWRELNALFGNPYLADFLHRLRVQSWVCTVQHLRGVTDLRGRLWCGHSDLVKALSEQDTVTARAVVVGYNSHALTLIERLAAG from the coding sequence ATGCCCGCCAGTAGCGGCAACGGCGCCGTGACCCGCAGCACCCTGCGGCAGCAGATCGCCGACGCGCTTCGCGACGAGGTGCTGGCCGGGCGGCTCCAGGCCGGGCAGGAGTTCACCGTGAAGGAGATCGCCGAGCAGTACGGCGTCTCCGCGACCCCCGTGCGCGAGGCACTGGTCGACCTCTCGGCGCAGGGGCTCCTCGACGCCGACCAGCACCGCGGCTTCAGCGTGCACCGGTACTCGGTCGAGGACTTCCGCGGCATGATCGAGGCGCGCAGCCTGGTGACCGAGGGGATGTTCCAGGCGCTGGACGACGGCCACCAGAGGTACCGGGATCTTGACGACCCCCGTACCGCGGCCGCCGTGGCGGGGGTACGGCGGCGGGGCGAGGAGGCGCGGCGCGCCGCGGCCGCCGGTGACCTCACCGTCCTGATCGGCTACGACCTGCGCTTCTGGCGCGAGTTGAACGCACTCTTCGGCAATCCCTACCTCGCCGACTTCCTGCACCGGCTGCGGGTGCAGAGCTGGGTGTGCACGGTGCAGCACCTGCGCGGGGTGACCGATCTGCGCGGCCGGCTGTGGTGCGGGCACTCCGACCTGGTGAAGGCGCTCTCCGAGCAGGACACCGTCACCGCGCGGGCGGTCGTCGTCGGCTACAACAGCCACGCCCTGACGCTCATCGAACGGCTCGCGGCCGGGTGA
- a CDS encoding aspartate aminotransferase family protein codes for MTPQPDPEVGAAVKAADRAHVFHSWSAQELIDPLAVAGAEGSYFWDFDGRRYLDFTSGLVYTNIGYQHPKVVAAIQEQAATMTTFAPAFAIEARSEAARLIAERTPGDLDKIFFTNAGADAVEHAVRMARLHTGRTKVMAAYRSYHGGTQQAINLTGDPRRWASDGAAAGVVHFWAPFLYRSRFYAETEEQECARALEHLETTIAFEGPGTIAAIILETIPGTAGIMVPPPGYLAGVREICDKYGIVFVLDEVMAGFGRTGEWFAADLFDVTPDLMTFAKGVNSGYVPLGGVAISGAIAETFAKRPYPGGLTYSGHPLACAAAVATINVMAQEGIVDNAKRLGESVVGPALRELAQRHPSVGEVRGVGMFWALELVRNQETREPLVPYNATGEANAAMAAFGAAAKKQGLWPFINMNRTHVVPPCNATEAELKEGLAALDTALSVADEYTA; via the coding sequence CTGGTCCGCGCAGGAGCTCATCGACCCGCTCGCCGTCGCCGGCGCGGAGGGGTCGTACTTCTGGGACTTCGACGGCAGGCGGTACCTCGACTTCACCAGCGGGCTCGTCTACACCAACATCGGCTACCAGCACCCGAAGGTCGTCGCCGCGATCCAGGAGCAGGCCGCGACGATGACGACCTTCGCGCCCGCGTTCGCGATCGAGGCGCGCTCGGAGGCGGCCCGGCTGATCGCCGAGCGGACGCCCGGCGACCTGGACAAGATCTTCTTCACCAACGCCGGTGCCGACGCCGTGGAGCACGCGGTGCGGATGGCCCGGCTGCACACGGGCCGCACCAAGGTCATGGCGGCGTACCGCTCCTACCACGGCGGCACCCAGCAGGCGATCAACCTCACCGGCGACCCGCGCCGCTGGGCCTCCGACGGCGCCGCGGCCGGGGTCGTGCACTTCTGGGCGCCCTTCCTGTACCGGTCGAGGTTCTACGCCGAGACCGAGGAGCAGGAATGCGCGCGGGCGCTGGAGCACCTGGAGACGACCATCGCCTTCGAGGGGCCCGGCACGATCGCCGCGATCATCCTGGAGACCATCCCGGGCACCGCCGGGATCATGGTTCCGCCGCCCGGCTATCTCGCCGGTGTCCGGGAGATCTGCGACAAGTACGGGATCGTGTTCGTCCTGGACGAGGTGATGGCCGGGTTCGGGCGGACCGGTGAGTGGTTCGCGGCGGACCTGTTCGACGTGACGCCCGACCTGATGACCTTCGCCAAGGGCGTGAACTCGGGGTACGTGCCGCTCGGCGGTGTCGCGATCTCCGGGGCGATCGCGGAGACCTTCGCCAAGCGGCCCTACCCGGGCGGGCTGACGTACTCCGGTCATCCGCTGGCCTGCGCCGCCGCCGTGGCGACGATCAACGTGATGGCGCAGGAGGGCATCGTCGACAACGCCAAGCGCCTGGGCGAGAGCGTCGTCGGGCCCGCCCTGCGGGAGCTCGCCCAGCGGCACCCCTCGGTCGGCGAGGTGCGCGGTGTCGGCATGTTCTGGGCGCTGGAGCTGGTGAGGAACCAGGAGACCCGTGAGCCGCTGGTGCCCTACAACGCGACGGGAGAGGCGAACGCGGCCATGGCGGCGTTCGGGGCCGCCGCCAAGAAGCAGGGCCTGTGGCCGTTCATCAACATGAACCGGACGCATGTCGTCCCGCCGTGCAACGCGACCGAGGCGGAGCTGAAGGAGGGACTGGCCGCCCTGGACACCGCACTGTCCGTGGCGGACGAGTACACCGCGTAG